A window from Nomascus leucogenys isolate Asia chromosome 24, Asia_NLE_v1, whole genome shotgun sequence encodes these proteins:
- the CAMK2N1 gene encoding calcium/calmodulin-dependent protein kinase II inhibitor 1 yields MSEVLPYGDEKLSPYGDGGDVGQIFSCRLQDTNNFFGAGQNKRPPKLGQIGRSKRVVIEDDRIDDVLKNMTDKAPPGV; encoded by the exons ATGTCGGAGGTGCTGCCCTACGGCGACGAGAAGCTGAGCCCCTACGGCGACGGCGGCGACGTGGGCCAGATCTTCTCCTGCCGCCTGCAGGACACCAACAACTTCTTCGGCGCCGGGCAGAACAAGCGGCCGCCCAAGCTGGGCCAGATCGGCCGGAGCAAGCGGG TTGTTATTGAAGATGATAGGATTGATGACGTGCTGAAAAATATGACCGACAAGGCACCTCCTGGTGTCTAA